Proteins from one Bradyrhizobium roseum genomic window:
- a CDS encoding PilZ domain-containing protein yields MLERRQHPRNRVYYGGVIAFNARQSTLDCIVRNFSPHGAKIEFENAAILPDRVEFDVVRKGLSCAARLAWRDQNSAGLTFCEERERGTVVTLDWARKLRDSERANRRLKSRLDQLLNEY; encoded by the coding sequence ATGCTTGAGCGTCGTCAGCATCCGAGAAATCGCGTCTATTATGGCGGCGTGATCGCATTCAACGCACGCCAATCGACACTCGATTGCATCGTGCGCAATTTCAGCCCGCACGGCGCGAAAATCGAGTTCGAGAATGCGGCGATCCTGCCGGATCGCGTCGAGTTCGACGTCGTGCGCAAGGGGCTGTCCTGTGCGGCCCGCCTCGCCTGGCGCGACCAGAACAGCGCGGGCCTGACGTTCTGCGAGGAGCGCGAAAGGGGCACCGTCGTCACGCTGGATTGGGCGCGCAAGCTGCGCGACAGCGAACGCGCCAATCGCCGGCTGAAATCGCGGCTCGATCAGCTGCTGAACGAGTATTGA
- a CDS encoding benzoate-CoA ligase family protein: MSGSYNAVTWLLDRNVREGRGAKLAFTDTVSELSYGDLQKQSCRVANMLRRLGVRREERVAMIMLDTVDFPAVFLGAIRAGIVPVPLNTLLTSDQYAYVLADCRARVLFVSEALYPVVKDIVGRMPDLEHVVVSGNDALGHKKLADELADESDAFDTAPTHAEEPAFWLYSSGSTGMPKGVRHLHSSLQATADTYAAQVLGIRESDVCLSAAKLFFAYGLGNALTFPMSVGASTILNADRPTPARMFELLNRYNPTIFYGVPTLFSSMLNDEAQKNARAGTRLRICTSAGEALPESVGNAWKGRFGADILDGVGSTELLHIFLSNAPGDIKYGSSGRPVPGYKVRLVNEAGNEVPDGEVGELLVEAPSAAEGYWNQRSKSRQTFQGHWTYTGDKYTRDAEGRYTFCGRSDDMFKVSGIWVSPFEVESALITHPAVLEAAVVPEADPEGLLKPKAFVVLRADSQTDGLHESLKEHVKQKIGPWKYPRWIDVVDSLPKTATGKVQRFKLRDGANQ; this comes from the coding sequence ATGTCCGGTTCGTATAATGCGGTAACCTGGCTGCTCGATCGCAATGTCAGGGAAGGCCGCGGCGCCAAGCTCGCCTTCACCGATACCGTCTCTGAACTCAGCTATGGCGACCTGCAGAAGCAGAGCTGCCGCGTCGCCAACATGCTGCGCCGGCTCGGCGTCCGCCGCGAAGAGCGCGTGGCGATGATCATGCTCGACACCGTGGATTTTCCCGCCGTGTTTCTCGGCGCCATCCGCGCCGGCATCGTGCCGGTGCCGCTCAACACGCTGCTGACGTCGGATCAATACGCCTATGTGTTGGCGGATTGCCGCGCGCGCGTGCTGTTCGTGTCCGAAGCGCTCTATCCGGTCGTGAAAGACATCGTCGGGCGCATGCCCGATCTCGAGCATGTCGTGGTTTCCGGCAACGATGCGCTCGGCCACAAGAAACTCGCCGACGAACTCGCGGACGAAAGCGACGCGTTCGACACCGCGCCGACGCATGCGGAGGAGCCTGCTTTCTGGCTCTATTCGTCGGGATCGACCGGCATGCCCAAGGGCGTGCGGCATCTGCATTCCAGCCTGCAGGCGACCGCGGATACCTATGCGGCCCAGGTGCTCGGCATCCGCGAAAGCGATGTCTGCCTGTCCGCGGCGAAATTGTTCTTTGCCTATGGGCTCGGCAACGCGCTGACGTTCCCGATGTCGGTCGGCGCCAGCACCATTCTCAACGCCGACCGGCCGACGCCGGCGCGGATGTTCGAATTGCTGAACAGATATAATCCGACCATCTTCTACGGCGTCCCGACGCTGTTCTCCTCGATGCTCAACGATGAGGCGCAAAAGAACGCGCGCGCCGGCACGCGGCTGCGCATCTGCACCTCGGCCGGCGAGGCGCTGCCGGAATCGGTCGGCAATGCCTGGAAGGGGCGGTTCGGCGCCGACATTCTCGACGGCGTTGGCTCGACCGAGCTGTTGCACATCTTCCTGTCCAACGCGCCCGGCGATATCAAATACGGCTCGTCCGGCCGTCCGGTGCCGGGCTACAAGGTGCGGCTGGTCAATGAGGCCGGCAATGAGGTGCCCGACGGCGAAGTCGGCGAATTGCTGGTCGAGGCGCCGTCGGCTGCCGAAGGCTACTGGAACCAGCGCAGCAAGAGCCGCCAGACTTTTCAGGGCCACTGGACCTACACCGGCGACAAATACACGCGCGACGCCGAGGGCCGCTACACCTTCTGCGGCCGCAGCGATGACATGTTCAAGGTCTCCGGCATCTGGGTCTCGCCGTTCGAGGTCGAGAGCGCGCTGATCACGCACCCGGCCGTGCTGGAAGCCGCCGTCGTGCCCGAGGCCGATCCGGAAGGACTGTTGAAGCCGAAGGCCTTCGTCGTGCTGCGCGCCGACAGCCAAACCGACGGCCTGCATGAATCGTTGAAGGAGCACGTCAAGCAGAAGATCGGCCCGTGGAAATATCCGCGCTGGATCGACGTGGTGGATTCATTGCCGAAGACCGCGACGGGGAAGGTGCAACGGTTCAAGCTGCGCGATGGTGCAAACCAATAA
- a CDS encoding helix-turn-helix transcriptional regulator — protein MQSRTRAMTEASDPEAGFLEQLGQRVRTMRALRGMSRKVLAKVSGISERYIAQLESGKGNVSIVLLRRVSNAMGAHLEDLIPSAEPAPDWAVIRDLLRKATPPQIAKAKDALSGDSLSAHRRMSFSGIALIGLRGAGKSTLGKMLAKKIGWQFVELNKEIEAQNGLSVAEIIALYGQEGFRRMEQTALTQLLARKELMVLATGGGIVSEPLTFELILSSFYTIWLKAEPEEHMARVRGQGDLRPMADDRSAMAELRNILVSREPLYARASAVVDTAGLSVDAAAARLSDAVAPLLHDKHAFGLRSAAS, from the coding sequence ATGCAAAGCCGAACGAGGGCAATGACCGAGGCAAGCGACCCCGAAGCCGGCTTTCTCGAGCAGCTCGGCCAGCGTGTGCGCACCATGCGGGCGCTGCGCGGCATGTCACGCAAGGTGCTGGCGAAAGTGTCGGGGATTTCCGAGCGCTATATCGCGCAGCTCGAAAGCGGCAAGGGCAATGTCTCGATCGTGCTGCTGCGGCGCGTGTCGAACGCGATGGGCGCGCATCTGGAAGACCTGATTCCCTCCGCCGAACCGGCGCCGGACTGGGCCGTGATCCGCGACCTCCTGCGCAAGGCGACGCCGCCGCAGATCGCCAAGGCCAAGGACGCGCTCTCTGGCGACAGCCTTTCGGCGCATCGGCGGATGTCGTTCTCCGGCATCGCCTTGATCGGCCTGCGCGGCGCGGGCAAATCCACGCTCGGCAAGATGCTGGCGAAGAAGATCGGCTGGCAATTCGTCGAGCTCAACAAGGAGATCGAGGCGCAGAACGGCTTGTCCGTCGCCGAGATCATCGCGCTCTACGGCCAGGAAGGCTTTCGCCGCATGGAGCAGACGGCGCTGACACAATTGCTGGCGCGGAAAGAGCTGATGGTGCTGGCGACCGGCGGCGGCATCGTCTCCGAGCCGCTCACCTTCGAGCTGATCCTGTCGTCGTTCTACACCATCTGGCTCAAGGCCGAGCCGGAGGAGCACATGGCCCGCGTCCGCGGCCAGGGCGATCTGCGCCCGATGGCCGACGACCGCTCGGCGATGGCCGAGCTGCGCAACATCCTGGTCAGCCGCGAACCGCTCTACGCCCGCGCCTCCGCCGTGGTCGACACCGCGGGGCTTTCGGTCGATGCCGCGGCGGCCCGGCTCAGCGATGCGGTGGCGCCGCTGCTGCACGACAAGCACGCGTTCGGGCTGCGCAGCGCGGCTTCCTGA
- a CDS encoding methyl-accepting chemotaxis protein produces the protein MFRRKPDSDSLALLATKAISANVMIADTDLNIVYMNDAVRKLLREAEADLKKDLPKFNVDTLIGTNIDVFHKNPSHQRQMLKSLSSVHRATIKIGKWSFDLMATPLKKADGSSAGTVVEWADASIRLQNSDFAGQVAAAKRSQAVIEFRLDGTIVDANENFLKALGYSLAEIQGKHHSMFVEQKERDSAAYREFWAALNRGEYQAAEYKRIGKGGREVWIQASYNPILDDKGKPVKVVKFAIDVTEQKLRNADLSGQIDAIGKSQAVIEFNLDGSIITANRNFQQALGYSLAEIAGRHHSMFVAPDERDSPTYREFWAALNRGEFQTGEYKRIGKGGKEVWIQASYNPILDLNGKPFKVVKYASDITRQVLVRMGNERVRGMMESVAAGAEELNASVREISEAMVKSKETAVGAADRVASADSQAKRLSDATQAMSGIVEMIGDITGQINLLALNATIESARAGEAGRGFAVVAAEVKNLANQAKQATDKIGTEIGGLNSISDEVVSALNEIRTEIQNVCEYVTSTAAAVEEQSTVTSEMSSSMQRAAAEASAIAGGAG, from the coding sequence ATGTTTCGCCGTAAGCCCGATTCCGATTCGTTGGCTCTGCTCGCTACCAAAGCGATCAGCGCGAATGTCATGATCGCCGATACCGACCTCAACATCGTTTACATGAACGACGCGGTGAGGAAGCTGCTGCGGGAGGCCGAGGCCGACCTGAAGAAGGACTTGCCGAAATTCAACGTCGATACCCTGATCGGGACCAATATCGATGTCTTCCACAAGAACCCGAGCCATCAGCGGCAGATGCTGAAGTCGCTCAGTTCGGTGCATCGGGCGACCATCAAGATCGGGAAATGGAGCTTCGATCTGATGGCGACGCCGCTGAAGAAGGCGGATGGCAGCAGTGCCGGCACGGTTGTCGAATGGGCCGACGCCAGTATTCGCCTGCAGAACTCGGACTTCGCCGGTCAGGTCGCCGCTGCCAAGCGGTCGCAGGCGGTGATCGAATTCAGGCTCGACGGCACCATCGTCGACGCCAACGAAAACTTCCTGAAAGCGCTCGGCTATTCGCTCGCCGAAATCCAGGGCAAGCATCACAGCATGTTCGTCGAACAAAAGGAGCGCGACAGTGCCGCCTACCGGGAGTTCTGGGCAGCGCTGAACCGGGGCGAGTACCAGGCGGCCGAGTACAAGCGGATCGGCAAGGGCGGCAGGGAGGTCTGGATCCAGGCGTCGTACAATCCGATCCTCGATGACAAGGGCAAGCCGGTCAAAGTCGTCAAGTTCGCCATCGACGTCACCGAGCAAAAATTACGCAATGCCGACCTGTCGGGCCAGATCGATGCGATCGGAAAATCGCAGGCCGTCATCGAGTTCAATCTCGATGGCTCGATCATCACCGCCAATCGCAATTTTCAGCAGGCTCTCGGCTATTCGCTCGCCGAGATCGCGGGCCGGCACCACAGCATGTTCGTGGCGCCGGACGAGCGGGACAGCCCGACTTACCGCGAATTCTGGGCGGCGCTGAACCGGGGCGAGTTCCAGACCGGTGAATACAAGCGGATCGGCAAGGGCGGCAAGGAGGTCTGGATCCAGGCATCCTACAATCCGATCCTCGATCTCAACGGCAAGCCGTTCAAGGTCGTGAAATATGCCAGCGACATCACCCGGCAAGTGCTGGTTCGAATGGGCAATGAGCGCGTTCGCGGCATGATGGAATCGGTCGCCGCAGGCGCAGAGGAGCTGAACGCCTCGGTACGCGAGATTTCCGAGGCGATGGTCAAGTCGAAGGAGACCGCGGTAGGCGCAGCCGATCGGGTCGCTTCCGCCGATTCGCAGGCCAAGCGGCTCAGTGACGCCACGCAGGCCATGAGTGGCATCGTCGAGATGATCGGCGACATCACCGGTCAGATCAATCTGCTGGCGCTGAATGCGACGATCGAATCGGCGCGGGCGGGCGAGGCCGGCAGGGGCTTTGCCGTCGTCGCGGCGGAAGTCAAGAACCTCGCCAATCAGGCCAAGCAGGCCACCGACAAGATCGGCACGGAGATCGGCGGCTTGAATTCGATATCCGACGAGGTCGTGAGCGCGCTGAACGAAATAAGGACGGAAATCCAGAACGTTTGCGAATATGTCACGTCCACGGCCGCAGCGGTGGAGGAGCAGAGCACCGTTACCTCTGAAATGTCGTCGAGCATGCAGCGGGCCGCCGCGGAGGCGTCGGCGATCGCTGGCGGCGCGGGCTAA
- a CDS encoding glutamine synthetase family protein yields MSFVERHGLWSKEQQEAASQLRKIVEEKNLEVIRLSFPDQHGILRGKTLVASEALESLESGCSITTTMLAKDTSHKTVFPVFTAGGGFGMKEMEGAADVLMVADPSTFRVLPWAPTTGWLLCDLHFNDGRPVPFATRNLYRKVIDQLGSRGYDFVAGLEVEFHLFKLDDAHMAPEDAGQPGRPPSVSLLSHGYQYLTEQRYDQMEPALEIIRRDVLALGLPLRSVEVEFGPSQCEFTFAPTRGLTPADNMVLFRSAVKQIARRHGFHATFMCRPKLPNVFASGWHLHQSIVSRAGGENAFMAKDGGEALSPFGRFYLAGLLAHARASTVFTTPTINGYKRYRSYSLAPDRAIWGRDNRGVMIRVLGGPGDPATRLENRIGEPAANPYLYMASQILSGLDGVDRKLDPGPSADTPYETKAALLPKSLREAVFALNDDPFFRQALGAEFVDYYVHIKNAEIERFQAEVSDWEHREYFEMF; encoded by the coding sequence TTGAGTTTCGTCGAACGTCACGGCCTGTGGTCGAAAGAACAGCAGGAAGCCGCCAGCCAGCTGCGCAAGATCGTCGAAGAGAAAAACCTCGAAGTCATTCGCCTCTCCTTCCCCGACCAGCACGGCATCCTGCGCGGCAAGACACTGGTCGCCAGCGAAGCATTGGAGTCGCTGGAAAGCGGCTGCTCCATCACCACGACCATGCTGGCCAAGGATACCTCGCACAAGACGGTGTTCCCGGTGTTTACGGCCGGCGGCGGCTTCGGCATGAAGGAAATGGAGGGTGCCGCCGACGTGCTGATGGTCGCGGATCCCTCGACGTTTCGTGTACTGCCTTGGGCGCCGACCACCGGCTGGCTGCTGTGCGACCTGCATTTCAACGACGGCCGCCCGGTGCCGTTCGCCACGCGCAACCTCTATCGCAAAGTGATCGATCAACTCGGCAGCCGCGGCTACGATTTCGTTGCGGGGCTCGAGGTCGAATTCCACCTCTTCAAGCTCGATGACGCGCACATGGCGCCCGAAGATGCCGGCCAGCCCGGGCGGCCGCCTTCGGTCAGCCTGCTGTCGCACGGCTATCAATACCTGACCGAGCAGCGCTACGATCAGATGGAGCCGGCGCTTGAAATCATCCGCCGCGACGTGCTGGCGCTCGGCCTGCCGTTGCGATCGGTCGAGGTCGAGTTTGGCCCGAGCCAGTGCGAATTCACCTTTGCGCCGACTAGGGGGCTGACGCCCGCCGACAACATGGTGCTGTTTCGGTCAGCCGTGAAGCAGATCGCGCGGCGCCACGGTTTTCACGCCACCTTCATGTGCCGGCCGAAACTGCCGAACGTGTTTGCTTCCGGCTGGCACCTGCACCAATCGATCGTCTCGCGCGCGGGCGGCGAGAACGCCTTCATGGCCAAGGATGGCGGCGAAGCGCTGAGCCCGTTTGGCCGTTTCTATCTCGCCGGACTGCTGGCGCACGCCCGCGCCTCCACCGTATTCACCACGCCGACCATCAACGGCTATAAGCGCTACCGCTCCTATTCGCTGGCGCCGGACCGCGCGATCTGGGGTCGCGACAACCGCGGCGTCATGATCCGCGTCCTCGGCGGCCCTGGTGACCCCGCCACGCGGCTGGAAAACCGCATCGGCGAGCCGGCCGCCAACCCCTATCTCTACATGGCTTCGCAGATTCTCTCCGGACTCGACGGCGTCGACCGCAAGCTCGATCCCGGGCCGTCGGCGGACACGCCTTACGAGACCAAAGCGGCGCTGCTGCCGAAGAGCCTGCGCGAGGCGGTGTTCGCGCTGAACGACGATCCCTTCTTCCGGCAGGCATTGGGCGCGGAGTTCGTGGATTATTACGTCCACATCAAGAACGCGGAGATCGAGCGATTCCAGGCCGAGGTATCGGACTGGGAGCACCGCGAATATTTCGAGATGTTTTGA
- a CDS encoding GNAT family N-acetyltransferase produces the protein MMVRLETPADIAAIRIVEEIAFGRRDEARLVEDLRAAGDAVLSLVAVEGGIIAGHAMFSRMNAPFPALALGPVAVLPEHRRAGIADQLIREGIAHSEAAGWRGIFVLGDPAFYRRFGFNVGKASGFSSPFAGPHLMAIPIGGSDLPALTGSIQYAPAFGTLG, from the coding sequence ATGATGGTCCGGCTCGAAACACCCGCCGACATTGCGGCGATCCGTATCGTCGAAGAAATTGCGTTCGGCCGCCGCGACGAAGCGCGGCTGGTCGAGGATCTGCGTGCGGCTGGTGATGCCGTGCTTTCGCTGGTCGCCGTGGAGGGCGGCATTATCGCCGGTCATGCCATGTTCTCGCGGATGAACGCGCCATTTCCCGCGCTGGCGCTCGGCCCCGTCGCGGTATTGCCCGAACATCGGCGGGCAGGCATCGCCGACCAGTTGATCCGTGAAGGGATTGCGCACAGCGAGGCCGCCGGGTGGCGGGGTATCTTTGTTCTCGGCGATCCCGCGTTCTATCGACGTTTTGGATTCAATGTTGGAAAGGCGAGCGGCTTCTCGTCGCCATTCGCAGGGCCGCATTTGATGGCCATCCCAATTGGAGGGAGCGACCTGCCGGCGCTCACAGGGAGCATTCAATATGCTCCCGCCTTCGGCACGCTCGGATAG
- a CDS encoding aromatic ring-hydroxylating dioxygenase subunit alpha, translating into MMSQEANDLITRTGRKDPCGKLMRMYWQPAALVDELQGPRPVRPVRLLGENLVLFRDEQGRYGLIDRHCAHRGADLAFGRLENGGLRCSFHGWLFDVSGQCLETPAEPKDSNLCQGIRQRSYPVVEKGGILWAYLGEGEPPAFPEIDCFVAPDSHTFAFKGHMNCNWLQALEVGIDPAHASFLHRFFEDEDTSTAYGKQFRGASAGSDMPMTKILREYDNPIINVEHTEYGLRLIALRELDEERTHVRVTNQLFPHGFVIPMSTEMTITQWHVPVDDENCYWYAIFTSYTAPVDKKKMRDQRLELYELPDYTSRKNKSNDYGFDPHEQATATYTGMGADINVHDQWAVESMGAIQDRTNEHLGTSDKAIVQYRRLLRQEIEKASGGEKPMLFLDAAHARSIQGPATMDGIGPTQGWEIFWMEVDVKRRRGAPWAAPVPSEIAGKIRHLSAAE; encoded by the coding sequence ATGATGAGCCAGGAAGCCAACGACCTGATCACCCGCACCGGGCGCAAGGACCCGTGCGGCAAGCTGATGCGGATGTACTGGCAACCGGCGGCGCTGGTCGACGAGTTGCAGGGGCCGCGGCCGGTACGCCCGGTCAGACTGCTGGGCGAGAACCTCGTTCTGTTCCGCGACGAGCAAGGCCGCTACGGCCTGATCGACCGCCACTGCGCGCATCGCGGCGCTGACCTCGCCTTCGGCCGGCTGGAGAACGGCGGGCTGCGCTGTTCCTTCCATGGCTGGCTGTTCGACGTGTCCGGCCAGTGCCTGGAAACGCCCGCGGAGCCGAAGGATTCGAACCTGTGCCAGGGCATCCGGCAGCGCTCCTATCCCGTAGTGGAGAAGGGCGGCATCCTCTGGGCCTATCTCGGCGAAGGCGAGCCGCCGGCGTTTCCGGAGATCGACTGCTTTGTCGCGCCCGATAGCCACACGTTCGCATTCAAGGGCCACATGAACTGCAACTGGCTGCAGGCGCTGGAAGTCGGCATCGACCCGGCGCACGCCTCGTTCCTGCATCGCTTCTTCGAGGACGAGGATACGTCCACCGCTTACGGAAAACAGTTCCGCGGCGCGTCTGCCGGCAGCGACATGCCGATGACGAAGATTTTGCGCGAATACGACAACCCGATCATCAATGTCGAGCACACCGAATACGGCCTGCGGCTGATCGCGCTGCGCGAGCTGGACGAAGAGCGGACGCATGTGCGCGTCACCAATCAATTATTCCCGCATGGCTTCGTGATTCCGATGAGCACGGAGATGACGATCACGCAGTGGCACGTGCCGGTCGATGACGAGAACTGCTACTGGTACGCGATCTTCACCAGCTATACGGCGCCGGTCGACAAGAAGAAGATGCGCGACCAGCGGCTCGAACTGTACGAGCTGCCGGACTACACATCGCGCAAGAACAAGAGCAACGATTACGGATTCGATCCGCACGAACAGGCGACCGCCACCTATACCGGCATGGGCGCCGACATCAACGTGCACGACCAGTGGGCGGTGGAATCGATGGGTGCGATCCAGGACCGCACCAACGAGCACCTCGGCACCTCGGACAAGGCGATCGTGCAATACCGCCGCCTGCTGCGGCAGGAGATCGAAAAGGCTTCCGGCGGCGAGAAGCCGATGCTGTTCCTGGATGCCGCACATGCGCGCAGCATTCAGGGCCCGGCGACCATGGACGGGATCGGCCCGACGCAGGGGTGGGAAATCTTCTGGATGGAAGTCGACGTCAAACGCCGCCGCGGCGCGCCTTGGGCCGCGCCGGTGCCGAGCGAGATCGCCGGCAAGATCCGGCATCTGTCGGCGGCGGAGTGA
- a CDS encoding IclR family transcriptional regulator domain-containing protein encodes MPKLKRTEDANNRVATDFVESLDRGLRVLEVFGAGQQPMTLSDLAKAAGLARATARRILFTLEHAGFVATDGKLFRLTPRVLLLASSYLASNHVVSVLQPALDKLSGEAQEISSMAILDGNEVVFIARASPTRVFSSGIDIGYRLPAFCTSVGRVLLSRLSDDELAAALDRMDLVQLTPLTVTDRKKLQQAIIADRAKGYSLVDREAEPGFRSISVPVRRYDGVIVAAINMGAHVDRVSSEEMVERFLPRLREAAASVKAMLV; translated from the coding sequence ATGCCCAAGCTTAAGCGCACCGAGGACGCAAACAACCGCGTCGCGACGGATTTTGTCGAAAGCCTCGATCGCGGCCTGCGGGTGCTGGAGGTGTTCGGCGCCGGCCAGCAGCCGATGACGTTGAGCGATCTCGCCAAGGCCGCCGGTCTGGCGCGCGCTACCGCGCGGCGGATTCTTTTCACGCTCGAACACGCCGGCTTCGTTGCGACCGACGGCAAGCTGTTTCGCCTGACGCCGCGCGTGCTGCTGCTGGCGTCGAGTTATCTGGCGTCCAATCACGTCGTTTCGGTGCTACAGCCCGCGCTCGATAAACTGTCGGGCGAGGCGCAGGAGATTTCGTCGATGGCGATCCTCGACGGCAACGAGGTCGTCTTCATCGCGCGCGCCAGCCCGACGCGGGTATTTTCCTCAGGTATCGATATCGGCTACCGCTTGCCGGCGTTCTGCACGTCCGTCGGCCGTGTGCTGCTGTCGCGCCTGTCGGATGACGAACTGGCCGCGGCGCTGGACAGGATGGATCTGGTGCAATTGACGCCGCTCACCGTCACCGACAGGAAGAAGTTGCAACAGGCGATCATCGCCGATCGCGCGAAAGGCTATTCGCTGGTCGACCGTGAAGCCGAGCCGGGTTTCCGCTCGATCTCGGTGCCGGTCCGCCGCTATGACGGCGTCATCGTCGCCGCGATCAATATGGGCGCGCATGTCGATCGCGTGTCGTCGGAGGAGATGGTCGAACGCTTCTTGCCGCGCTTGCGCGAAGCGGCGGCCTCGGTCAAGGCGATGCTGGTGTGA